In Aminivibrio sp., a single genomic region encodes these proteins:
- a CDS encoding aldehyde ferredoxin oxidoreductase family protein — protein MPETKTGRVAWVGLTDKRVEIRETPDFYGNLGGRGFGVFELLRGVGPEAAPLSAENLLVFAAGSLTGTSFPGSSRIALVTKNVLSGGISTSSGGGNLGPKFRQAGFDALVISGRASSPCWILLKDGQVEIRDGSDLWGLSVSEAADAVRTVTGDPEAETASIGIAGERLAAVSCVMIGGAHALAWGGSGAVMGFKNLKAVAASGRGVPKAADEAAFLSESRRYSWILRASSASAALRAGGTHGMAGVGGWSGKVPTSVRNLQEEFWDGEKSARISEAAFRPMEKKRTSCWNCPLSCLHLYETERDGKRIEVEGMHANSVRGLGSNLDLDDPAALLEAHRLCNDSGLDVDGVAAALGWAIECFERGILGPADTDGLELRWGNGESILALIGMIAERKGFGRLLGEGVLEAAKTVGRGSEQFAMHVKGVGLNEQGVRSHKAWGFGMAVSARGGGHLNGSPQTENRQIPSWTGQWLFGNENAGVPGSYEGKGKLVAWYEIYKAIVDSAGMCYFASGWYDPALADIQPLSRALEAFGCEGLTPEEIWRRGRRIVEAEKAFNTVHAGFGRKDDILPARVMEEPLTFGPYAGAVMDRPSFEKVLDEFYRERGWDPGTGLQTAEGLMETGAPDIAEYLRKGRWPETS, from the coding sequence GTGCCGGAAACTAAAACGGGAAGGGTTGCCTGGGTCGGCCTGACGGATAAAAGGGTGGAAATCCGGGAAACGCCTGATTTTTACGGGAACCTCGGCGGCCGTGGATTCGGCGTGTTCGAGCTTCTTCGGGGCGTTGGACCTGAGGCGGCCCCCCTGTCCGCTGAAAACCTTCTCGTGTTCGCGGCGGGAAGCCTCACCGGGACGTCCTTTCCCGGAAGCTCCAGGATCGCCCTGGTGACGAAGAACGTCCTGAGCGGCGGCATCTCTACGTCCAGCGGCGGCGGAAACCTTGGGCCGAAGTTCCGGCAGGCAGGGTTCGACGCCCTGGTGATCTCCGGGCGGGCCTCCTCTCCCTGCTGGATTCTGCTGAAGGACGGACAGGTGGAAATCCGGGACGGTTCGGATCTCTGGGGGCTTTCCGTCTCCGAAGCGGCGGACGCTGTCCGGACAGTGACCGGCGATCCTGAGGCGGAGACGGCGTCCATAGGCATCGCCGGCGAACGGCTCGCCGCTGTGTCCTGCGTCATGATCGGCGGGGCTCACGCCCTGGCGTGGGGGGGATCCGGCGCCGTCATGGGGTTCAAGAACCTCAAGGCCGTGGCCGCCTCGGGGAGGGGCGTCCCGAAAGCGGCGGACGAGGCCGCCTTTCTTTCCGAGAGCCGCCGGTATTCCTGGATACTCAGGGCGTCGTCAGCGTCGGCCGCCCTTCGGGCCGGGGGGACCCACGGCATGGCGGGCGTGGGCGGATGGAGCGGCAAAGTCCCCACCTCGGTGAGGAACCTCCAGGAAGAATTCTGGGACGGTGAAAAGTCAGCCCGCATCAGCGAGGCAGCCTTCCGTCCCATGGAGAAGAAGCGGACCTCCTGCTGGAACTGCCCTCTCTCCTGTCTCCATCTCTACGAAACGGAACGGGACGGAAAGAGGATCGAGGTGGAGGGCATGCATGCAAACTCGGTCCGGGGGCTGGGGTCCAACCTCGACCTGGACGACCCTGCCGCCCTTCTCGAGGCCCACAGGCTCTGCAACGATTCCGGTCTTGACGTGGACGGCGTCGCCGCTGCCCTCGGCTGGGCCATAGAGTGTTTCGAGCGGGGGATTCTCGGCCCTGCGGACACGGACGGCCTGGAGCTCCGCTGGGGAAACGGGGAGTCGATCCTTGCCCTTATCGGGATGATCGCCGAACGCAAGGGATTCGGCCGCCTGCTCGGCGAAGGTGTTCTCGAGGCGGCGAAAACTGTGGGCCGGGGCAGCGAACAGTTCGCCATGCACGTCAAGGGTGTCGGGCTGAACGAGCAGGGCGTCCGGTCCCACAAGGCATGGGGGTTCGGCATGGCGGTAAGCGCCAGGGGAGGAGGACACCTCAACGGCTCGCCCCAGACGGAAAACAGGCAGATTCCATCCTGGACCGGGCAATGGCTCTTCGGCAACGAAAACGCGGGAGTGCCCGGATCCTACGAGGGGAAGGGAAAGCTCGTGGCCTGGTACGAAATCTACAAGGCCATCGTCGACTCGGCGGGGATGTGCTATTTTGCCTCCGGGTGGTACGATCCCGCTCTGGCGGATATTCAGCCCCTTTCCCGCGCCCTTGAGGCCTTCGGCTGCGAAGGGCTGACTCCCGAAGAGATCTGGAGAAGGGGACGGCGTATCGTCGAGGCCGAAAAAGCCTTCAACACGGTCCATGCCGGATTCGGCAGAAAAGACGACATTCTGCCGGCCAGGGTTATGGAGGAGCCCCTCACCTTCGGTCCCTATGCGGGAGCGGTGATGGACAGGCCGTCCTTTGAGAAGGTGCTCGACGAGTTCTACCGTGAACGGGGCTGGGACCCCGGAACGGGCCTTCAGACCGCTGAAGGGCTTATGGAAACC